The following proteins come from a genomic window of bacterium HR34:
- the fdx gene encoding Ferredoxin codes for MAGQKKQKKFKVKVLRDVCIGAGSCEAISPKVFKVDDSGKVFILDQGYEPDENGFVEITQDTFENVLDAAKSCPVFAIIVLDENGNQVYPPK; via the coding sequence ATGGCAGGGCAAAAAAAACAAAAAAAGTTTAAAGTAAAAGTTTTAAGAGATGTATGTATTGGAGCAGGGTCTTGTGAGGCTATTTCTCCAAAAGTTTTTAAAGTTGATGATTCTGGAAAGGTTTTTATATTAGATCAAGGTTATGAGCCGGATGAAAACGGTTTTGTTGAGATTACTCAAGATACTTTTGAAAATGTTTTGGATGCCGCCAAATCTTGTCCGGTATTTGCAATAATAGTTTTAGACGAAAATGGCAACCAAGTCTACCCCCCAAAATAA
- the cobO gene encoding Cob(I)yrinic acid a,c-diamide adenosyltransferase, with amino-acid sequence MILLLIGNGKGKTTSAIGQAIRVLGHGGKVAFLQFIKSDKFKTGEEKILKSLKDVYFYKGGLGFVGIMGDNLPLVEHKRAAEKTFNLAKKIILSKKYNLVVLDEINNALQLKLLKTKDVVEFLKAAKKKIGEGVDMFLTGRGAPKSLIKIADLVSEVVDVKHPFQKNIKARKGREF; translated from the coding sequence ATGATTCTGCTTTTAATTGGTAACGGCAAAGGGAAAACAACATCGGCAATTGGGCAGGCAATAAGAGTTTTGGGGCATGGCGGAAAGGTTGCTTTTTTGCAGTTTATTAAAAGCGACAAATTTAAAACAGGAGAGGAAAAAATTTTAAAGAGCCTCAAGGATGTGTATTTTTACAAAGGAGGTTTGGGATTTGTTGGAATAATGGGAGATAACTTACCTTTAGTTGAACATAAAAGAGCAGCAGAAAAAACTTTTAATTTGGCAAAGAAAATAATTTTATCAAAAAAGTATAATTTAGTTGTTTTAGATGAAATTAACAACGCCCTGCAACTTAAACTGTTAAAGACAAAAGATGTTGTTGAGTTTTTGAAGGCGGCTAAAAAAAAGATTGGCGAAGGTGTTGATATGTTTTTAACAGGAAGGGGAGCGCCAAAAAGTTTGATTAAGATAGCTGATTTAGTGAGCGAGGTGGTTGATGTAAAGCACCCGTTTCAAAAAAATATAAAAGCAAGAAAAGGGAGGGAATTTTAA
- the korA gene encoding 2-oxoglutarate oxidoreductase subunit KorA yields MATKSTPQNNNKIDITCRIGGEAGYGIMTSGLIIGKLFKRLGLHVFSFVEYPSLIRGGHNVFTIRASNEPVSSQRKGVDILIALNEETVALHLEDLKEGGFLISNKDKVDLSKFKIKKSIKVIEIPLISIVNELKGLEVMMNNVAIGAFFALLCSQKSILDSIIDDTFCIKDRGNVCMLNMNCAGKGFNFIKENTDWFNYYNIKPKKDKNFLMTGNDAICLGAIKGGMQFFACYPMTPINSILAFFAKYGPKLGICYFQPEDEISGINSTIGASFAGVKSMVATSGGGFSLMVETYGLAGITETPIVIIEGQRPGPATGLPTWTGQGDARFVLHAAQDDFVRVVLTPGDPKECFDFTQLAFKIAYKYQVPVVVLTDKHLAESYFTINEKEIKKEGIDYDLYSIATKDDIKQDGYKRYRLTKTGVSNRALPGFPEEFVFVANSDEHNEYGFSDEDAENRIQQMEKRMKKIKYIEKEMPKHKIYGNKNSKIGLLSFGSTKGQVLEAQKILKDQRIETSFLNLMYLNPFPTKEVLNFVAGKKKLFLFEQNYSMQLRGLIREKTGIDIENCYNKYDGRQFYPEDIAEFVKKGIKKKI; encoded by the coding sequence ATGGCAACCAAGTCTACCCCCCAAAATAATAACAAAATAGATATTACCTGCAGGATAGGAGGAGAGGCAGGTTATGGAATAATGACCTCTGGTTTAATTATAGGAAAGCTCTTCAAAAGACTAGGTCTTCACGTTTTTTCTTTTGTTGAATATCCATCTTTAATAAGAGGAGGGCATAATGTTTTTACTATAAGGGCAAGCAATGAACCTGTATCTTCTCAAAGAAAAGGAGTTGATATATTAATTGCTTTAAATGAAGAAACTGTTGCTTTGCACCTTGAAGATTTAAAAGAAGGAGGTTTTTTAATTTCTAATAAAGACAAAGTTGATCTGTCTAAATTTAAGATAAAAAAATCTATAAAAGTTATTGAAATACCTTTAATATCAATTGTAAATGAACTTAAGGGTTTGGAGGTTATGATGAATAATGTTGCTATAGGTGCATTTTTTGCTCTTTTGTGTTCACAAAAAAGTATATTAGATTCAATTATTGATGACACTTTTTGCATAAAAGATAGAGGAAATGTTTGTATGCTAAATATGAATTGCGCAGGAAAAGGTTTTAATTTTATAAAAGAGAATACAGATTGGTTTAATTATTACAATATAAAACCCAAAAAAGACAAAAACTTTTTAATGACAGGTAACGATGCCATTTGTTTGGGCGCTATAAAAGGTGGAATGCAGTTTTTCGCCTGTTATCCAATGACTCCTATAAATTCTATTCTTGCCTTTTTTGCTAAGTATGGTCCAAAACTTGGAATATGCTACTTTCAGCCAGAAGATGAAATATCTGGCATAAATTCTACTATTGGCGCTTCTTTTGCAGGAGTAAAGTCAATGGTTGCTACAAGTGGCGGTGGTTTTTCTTTAATGGTTGAAACATATGGTTTGGCAGGAATTACAGAAACACCAATAGTTATAATCGAAGGCCAAAGGCCGGGTCCTGCTACGGGTTTACCCACTTGGACAGGTCAGGGTGACGCAAGGTTTGTTTTGCACGCAGCGCAAGATGATTTTGTGAGAGTTGTTTTAACGCCAGGAGATCCAAAAGAATGTTTCGACTTTACTCAACTTGCCTTCAAAATTGCTTATAAATATCAAGTGCCGGTTGTGGTGTTAACAGATAAACACTTAGCAGAAAGTTATTTTACAATAAATGAAAAAGAAATAAAAAAAGAGGGCATAGATTACGATTTATATTCAATTGCAACAAAAGATGATATAAAACAAGACGGATATAAAAGGTATAGATTAACAAAAACAGGAGTTTCAAATAGGGCTTTGCCGGGTTTTCCAGAAGAATTTGTTTTTGTTGCCAATAGCGATGAGCACAATGAATATGGTTTCTCAGATGAGGATGCAGAAAATAGAATTCAGCAAATGGAGAAAAGAATGAAAAAAATAAAATACATTGAAAAAGAAATGCCAAAACATAAAATTTATGGAAACAAAAATTCAAAAATAGGACTTTTAAGTTTTGGTTCAACAAAAGGACAGGTTTTGGAAGCGCAGAAAATTTTAAAAGATCAGAGAATTGAAACAAGCTTTTTGAACTTAATGTATTTAAATCCATTTCCTACAAAAGAGGTATTAAACTTTGTGGCTGGAAAAAAGAAACTATTTTTGTTTGAACAAAATTATTCAATGCAGCTGAGAGGCTTAATTAGGGAAAAAACAGGAATAGACATCGAAAATTGTTATAATAAGTATGATGGCAGACAGTTTTATCCAGAAGATATAGCAGAGTTTGTTAAAAAGGGAATAAAAAAGAAAATATAA